A section of the Subtercola frigoramans genome encodes:
- a CDS encoding cold-shock protein, giving the protein MAIGTVKWFNAEKGFGFIAPEDGSPDVFAHYSAIASNGYKSLDENQRVEFDVTQGPKGPQAENIRSL; this is encoded by the coding sequence ATGGCAATTGGTACCGTCAAATGGTTTAACGCTGAAAAAGGCTTCGGCTTCATCGCCCCCGAAGATGGCAGCCCCGACGTTTTCGCTCACTACTCGGCAATCGCTTCGAACGGCTACAAGTCGCTCGACGAGAACCAGCGTGTTGAGTTCGACGTGACCCAGGGCCCGAAGGGCCCGCAGGCTGAGAACATCCGCAGCCTGTAA